From one Formosa sediminum genomic stretch:
- a CDS encoding TlpA disulfide reductase family protein gives MRYLLVLGLVFCLLSCEESHPEKLKKGMWRATLETQDNELLPFNFEVINDTLLTIFNAEEHIKVDEVIYANDSVTIKPPVFEGFIKAKILDANTLQGSFIIKGLKRSIAFKAEFGNTNRFKTVKGPKADVTGVWETTFSPNSESDQYVGKGIFKQEGSKVTGTFRTTTGDYRFLEGVMDGDAMKLSAFDGAHAFLFTAKVTDSSMTGMFYSGNHYKEPFVAKRNPEFELADADSLTFLKPGYDALAFTFPDHTGTMVSLSDSQFKNKVVVVQLMGSWCPNCLDESKYFMEYLKTHNTQDVAFVGLAFEYAKTEAQAFKNIERLKSRLGIPYPILLAQYGTTDKAAAQEKLPMLNHVLSYPTAIYIDKKGKVRKIHTGFNGPATGDLYEKYKSEFEMFIAQLQNE, from the coding sequence ATGCGTTATTTATTAGTGTTAGGTTTAGTCTTTTGTTTGTTAAGTTGTGAAGAATCTCATCCTGAAAAATTAAAAAAAGGGATGTGGCGTGCAACTTTAGAGACACAGGATAATGAGCTTTTACCGTTTAATTTTGAGGTTATTAATGATACCTTATTAACCATTTTTAATGCAGAAGAACATATTAAAGTAGATGAAGTTATATATGCGAATGATAGTGTCACTATTAAACCACCTGTATTTGAAGGTTTTATAAAAGCTAAAATTCTTGATGCTAATACTTTACAAGGTAGTTTTATAATTAAAGGGTTAAAACGCTCTATAGCTTTTAAAGCAGAATTTGGAAACACGAATAGATTTAAAACGGTTAAAGGCCCTAAAGCTGATGTTACAGGTGTTTGGGAAACCACATTTAGTCCAAATAGTGAATCAGATCAATATGTTGGCAAAGGGATATTTAAACAAGAAGGTAGTAAAGTTACTGGAACATTTAGAACAACTACAGGTGATTATCGTTTTTTAGAAGGCGTTATGGATGGAGATGCTATGAAGTTATCTGCCTTTGATGGTGCACATGCATTTTTATTTACAGCTAAAGTAACCGATAGCAGTATGACTGGGATGTTTTATTCTGGAAACCATTATAAAGAACCGTTTGTAGCAAAACGTAATCCTGAATTTGAATTGGCAGATGCAGATTCTTTAACGTTTTTAAAGCCTGGATATGATGCTTTAGCTTTTACGTTTCCAGATCATACTGGTACGATGGTGTCTTTATCAGATAGTCAGTTTAAAAACAAAGTGGTTGTGGTTCAGCTTATGGGGAGTTGGTGTCCCAATTGTTTAGATGAAAGTAAATATTTTATGGAGTATTTAAAAACGCATAATACTCAGGATGTTGCTTTTGTTGGTTTGGCGTTTGAATATGCTAAAACAGAAGCTCAGGCTTTTAAAAATATTGAGCGTTTAAAATCTAGACTAGGAATTCCATATCCTATTTTATTGGCGCAATATGGTACAACAGATAAAGCTGCTGCACAAGAAAAATTACCTATGTTAAATCATGTGTTGTCTTATCCAACGGCAATATACATCGATAAAAAAGGAAAGGTAAGAAAAATTCATACTGGATTTAATGGTCCTGCAACTGGCGATTTATATGAAAAATATAAATCTGAATTTGAGATGTTTATAGCGCAACTTCAAAACGAATAG